The Blochmannia endosymbiont of Colobopsis nipponica genome has a segment encoding these proteins:
- the cyoE gene encoding heme o synthase, with product MIIKQYIQITKPKIIFGNLTSVISGFFLASQKEIDYLSLTILLISIAIIIASSCILNNLIDKDIDKNMYRTKNRTLITGNITNKKCLIYATMLGVLGFSLLSNTINTLTVNLTILGYVVYVVIYSMYLKRTSAYSTIIGSISGATPPVIGYCANSNNFDSSALILWIIFSVWQIPHFYSLALLYIEDYQTVSIPVFPIKNSILLTKKHIIFYIIIFIITTLLLTLTNHINYTFSTIIELMNSYWLLISLKGYNIKDIKNNKIWAKKMFLLSIFAIIIFNLVIPIDRITQLNVK from the coding sequence ATGATAATTAAACAATATATACAAATAACGAAACCAAAAATTATTTTCGGTAACCTAACTTCAGTAATTAGTGGATTTTTCTTAGCTTCACAAAAAGAAATTGATTATCTATCATTGACCATATTACTAATCTCTATAGCGATAATAATTGCATCTAGTTGTATATTAAATAATCTCATAGACAAAGATATCGATAAAAACATGTATCGCACAAAAAATAGGACCCTAATTACTGGAAATATTACAAACAAAAAATGTTTGATTTATGCTACAATGTTAGGCGTATTAGGTTTTAGCTTATTATCTAATACTATAAATACTTTAACTGTAAACCTCACAATTTTAGGATACGTGGTATACGTTGTAATATATTCAATGTATTTAAAACGTACGTCAGCTTACAGCACTATTATAGGAAGTATCTCAGGTGCAACACCACCAGTCATCGGTTACTGTGCAAATAGCAATAACTTCGATTCTTCTGCCTTGATACTATGGATAATATTCAGCGTATGGCAAATACCTCATTTTTACTCTCTAGCTCTTTTATATATAGAAGACTATCAAACTGTTTCCATCCCAGTATTTCCAATAAAAAATAGTATTCTGCTTACTAAAAAACACATTATTTTTTATATTATAATTTTTATCATTACGACCTTACTACTTACTTTAACAAATCATATTAATTATACATTTTCGACTATCATTGAACTAATGAACAGTTATTGGTTACTTATATCCTTAAAAGGATATAATATTAAGGATATTAAGAATAATAAAATTTGGGCTAAAAAAATGTTTCTACTTTCGATTTTTGCCATCATAATTTTTAATCTTGTAATACCCATTGATCGTATTACACAACTGAACGTAAAATAA
- the thiI gene encoding tRNA uracil 4-sulfurtransferase ThiI — protein MKLILKLSPEITIKSRFVRLSFSRSLVQNIRIVLKQHNYLVFLTRYWDYIELQIKDNNFFLGVVNLLINIPGISRIWLVEEYLFASIHDIGLKTISVNYNKLVGKAFCVRVKRHGEHIFTSQDIECYIGAFIIKNIRGTRVNLKNPEITVFLEINKNRFFLIIERYQGIGGFPLGTQGNVLSLLSGGFDSAVSSYMLMRRGCKVNYCFFNFGDSLHVVAIKKIAYSLWTQFGSSHKVLFFVVNFLPLVNEIIQKIDIRNVMIVLKRMMLRISASIAVRHNMQALITGESVGQVSSQTLINLHLIDIASDVLVLRPLISYDKEQIISIARKIGVEKIVDSVPEYCGFFSNHPTIAGDRFKIELQEKKINYLVFDEIFTQIQVFNIKDILSYSKDDLLDIEITSKVGCEEIVLDIRREEEQENNPLDLVNIKIQKLPFYKLASQFGNLDANKFYLLYCDHGIMSRIQANYLYEQGFRNVKIYRPIRMIK, from the coding sequence ATGAAATTAATACTAAAATTATCTCCTGAAATTACAATAAAGAGTCGTTTTGTAAGATTATCTTTTTCGAGATCCCTTGTTCAGAATATTCGAATAGTTTTAAAGCAACATAATTATTTAGTATTTTTAACACGTTATTGGGATTATATTGAATTACAAATAAAGGATAATAATTTTTTTTTAGGAGTTGTGAATTTGTTAATTAATATTCCCGGTATTTCTAGAATTTGGTTGGTTGAAGAATATTTGTTTGCTTCTATTCATGATATCGGGTTAAAAACTATATCAGTAAATTATAATAAACTTGTAGGTAAGGCTTTTTGTGTTCGAGTAAAGCGTCATGGAGAACATATTTTTACTTCTCAAGATATTGAATGTTATATTGGTGCTTTTATAATTAAGAATATTAGGGGTACTCGTGTTAATTTAAAAAATCCAGAAATAACAGTATTTCTAGAAATTAATAAAAATCGTTTTTTTTTGATAATTGAACGTTATCAGGGAATAGGAGGTTTCCCATTGGGTACGCAAGGTAATGTGTTGTCTTTGCTTTCTGGAGGCTTTGATTCAGCTGTTTCTAGTTATATGTTAATGAGAAGAGGTTGTAAAGTAAATTATTGTTTTTTTAATTTTGGTGATTCTTTACATGTAGTTGCTATAAAAAAAATAGCTTATTCTTTATGGACTCAATTTGGTAGTTCGCATAAAGTATTGTTTTTTGTTGTTAATTTTTTACCATTAGTAAACGAAATTATTCAAAAAATAGATATTCGTAATGTAATGATAGTGCTAAAGCGGATGATGCTACGCATTTCAGCATCTATAGCTGTACGTCATAATATGCAAGCGTTGATAACAGGAGAATCGGTAGGGCAAGTATCTAGTCAAACTTTAATTAATTTACATTTAATTGATATAGCTTCTGATGTTTTGGTTTTACGTCCTTTGATTTCTTATGATAAAGAACAAATTATTTCGATTGCCAGAAAGATCGGCGTTGAGAAAATTGTTGATTCTGTTCCAGAATATTGTGGTTTTTTTTCTAATCATCCCACTATAGCAGGAGATCGTTTTAAAATAGAGCTACAGGAAAAAAAAATTAATTATTTAGTATTTGATGAAATTTTTACACAGATACAAGTTTTTAATATCAAAGATATATTATCTTATTCTAAAGATGATCTATTAGATATTGAAATTACAAGTAAAGTAGGTTGTGAAGAAATAGTTTTAGATATACGTAGAGAAGAAGAACAAGAAAATAATCCACTTGATTTAGTCAATATAAAGATACAAAAATTACCGTTTTACAAATTAGCTAGTCAATTTGGTAATTTGGATGCTAATAAGTTTTACTTACTTTATTGTGATCATGGTATAATGAGTAGAATTCAAGCAAATTATTTATATGAACAAGGATTCAGAAATGTTAAAATATATCGTCCTATAAGAATGATCAAATAA
- a CDS encoding MFS transporter encodes MKFHQISIIEIKSILGLSLIFSLRIFGIFIILPTLSTFGMMLNGANEFLIGLAIGIYGVTQAIFQIPWGIASDKIGRKPIIISNLIIFSVGSIIAAATNNIWNVIIGRAIQGIGGVSSPVMALLCDLTQKQNRTKAMSFLGAIIGIVFAISLILGPYLAHKIGINGLFWIVTIIALLNILFTLFFICHLEKNCGVNTNSYIVTKNSIKKILYNKELIKINVNAFFLHTILILNFISLPIQIISMGILNKNQWKIYLIIMIISFMVVIPFLLHIEKKQHTQKNIYILLLITIIFFSEILLLNTTTQIYKLLFGMQLFFIGFSIMEAILPSMLSKISPCGYQGTSMGIYSTIQFLGMACGSLSGGYLLVTLQNNQLIFLAGSILSILWLLIILLINQKTYKKQPKENNQISQPS; translated from the coding sequence ATGAAATTTCATCAAATAAGCATTATAGAAATAAAATCAATTTTAGGATTAAGTTTGATCTTCTCGTTGCGTATATTTGGTATATTCATAATCTTACCAACACTAAGTACATTCGGCATGATGCTAAATGGAGCAAACGAATTTCTGATTGGATTAGCAATTGGTATTTACGGAGTAACACAAGCAATATTTCAAATTCCTTGGGGAATAGCATCTGATAAAATAGGACGCAAACCAATTATTATAAGTAATCTAATAATATTTAGCGTCGGTAGTATTATTGCAGCAGCGACCAACAATATTTGGAATGTAATTATTGGTCGAGCAATACAGGGAATAGGTGGGGTTAGTTCTCCAGTCATGGCTTTATTATGCGACCTAACACAAAAGCAGAATCGTACTAAAGCAATGTCTTTTTTAGGCGCAATTATAGGTATTGTTTTTGCTATTTCTTTAATATTGGGACCCTATCTTGCGCATAAAATAGGGATAAACGGTCTATTCTGGATAGTTACTATAATAGCACTGTTAAATATATTATTTACCTTATTTTTTATTTGCCATTTAGAGAAAAACTGTGGCGTGAACACTAATTCATACATTGTTACAAAAAACAGCATTAAAAAAATTCTATATAATAAAGAACTGATAAAAATAAATGTAAATGCATTTTTTTTACATACTATATTAATATTAAATTTCATATCTCTACCCATTCAAATAATTTCTATGGGTATTCTTAATAAAAACCAATGGAAAATATACTTAATTATTATGATTATTTCTTTCATGGTAGTTATCCCATTTTTACTTCATATAGAAAAAAAACAACATACACAAAAAAATATATATATACTACTACTCATTACAATCATATTTTTTTCAGAAATACTTTTGCTTAATACTACGACACAAATATATAAATTACTATTTGGCATGCAGTTATTTTTCATAGGATTTAGTATAATGGAAGCAATTTTACCTTCAATGCTAAGTAAAATATCTCCCTGTGGATATCAAGGAACTAGTATGGGGATATATTCTACTATTCAGTTTCTTGGTATGGCCTGTGGAAGTTTATCAGGAGGTTATCTATTGGTAACATTACAAAATAACCAATTAATATTTTTGGCAGGAAGTATTTTATCTATATTATGGCTATTAATTATCTTGTTAATAAATCAAAAAACATATAAGAAACAACCAAAAGAAAACAATCAAATATCACAACCTTCATAA